The Diprion similis isolate iyDipSimi1 chromosome 11, iyDipSimi1.1, whole genome shotgun sequence genome includes a region encoding these proteins:
- the LOC124412353 gene encoding mediator of RNA polymerase II transcription subunit 15-like — MKVFVVISVFVALAVAEPPAYRGQNQQQRRYYFARQEEATPAQADADAPYPPSGWKPDGPSFDLPQRQLEDSYGPPNSSGGPVSTDQQQQYPAQDSRAQGNQQEQQQQQGFPVNSQRFQSRQQQQQQQQQQFATAQNQDQQRQYLAPVSQPRNIQYGPPEPQEQFQPPRPDQEYGAPWTTTEEPSTTTEIEDSTTTSAPQTDSDVEPVNSVNELDEEGDLDEQQVEAQQQDRQKGQYYVALPDGRLQRIQYVSHQDLEAMKYFARIQAENVEPLRGPIYSYSPLQELQIAPASLRYNPVSPAVASASAPAKIELQEEAAPSPPLAATLLRYSYGAPSPVVPLSQNSRYSASYKAPNPETRYLLSF, encoded by the exons ATGAAG GTTTTCGTAGTTATCAGCGTTTTCGTGGCTCTGGCCGTAGCCGAACCCCCGGCTTATCGTGGCCAGAATCAGCAGCAGAGGAGGTACTACTTCGCCCGCCAAGAGGAGGCAACTCCGGCTCAGGCGGATGCAGACGCGCCTTATCCACCCTCGGGATGGAAGCCGGATGGTCCATCCTTCGATCTACCCCAGAGGCAGCTTGAGGACTCTTACGGGCCCCCGAACTCGTCCGGAGGCCCAGTTTCCACCGACCAACAGCAGCAGTACCCTGCCCAGGATTCACGGGCGCAGGGAAATCAGcaggaacagcagcagcaacagggATTCCCGGTAAACTCGCAGCGGTTCCAGAGTCgccaacagcaacagcagcaacagcagcagcaatttGCGACCGCCCAGAACCAGGACCAGCAACGTCAGTACCTGGCCCCGGTATCCCAACCTCGGAACATTCAATACGGCCCTCCCGAACCTCAGGAACAATTCCAGCCTCCACGTCCCGACCAGGAATACGGTGCCCCATGGACGACCACGGAGGAACCCTCGACCACAACCGAAATCGAAGACTCCACGACGACCTCAGCACCGCAGACAGACTCCGAC GTCGAGCCCGTCAACTCCGTCAACGAGCTGGACGAGGAGGGTGACCTGGACGAGCAGCAGGTTGAGGCGCAGCAGCAGGACCGCCAGAAGGGACAGTACTACGTGGCTCTGCCCGACGGCCGTCTGCAGCGCATCCAGTACGTCAGCCACCAGGACCTCGAGGCGATGAAGTACTTCGCCAGGATTCAGGCCGAGAACGTCGAGCCTCTGCGAGGACCGATCTACTCCTACTCGCCCCTCCAGGAGCTTCAAATCGCCCCTGCAAGCCTCCGCTACAACCCCGTTTCACCCGCGGTAGCTTCCGCCTCGGCACCGGCGAAGATCGAGCTCCAGGAGGAGGCGGCACCGTCGCCTCCGCTCGCTGCCACCCTTCTCCGGTACTCTTACGGAGCACCCTCGCCCGTTGTTCCACTCTCCCAGAACTCCAGATATTCCGCAAGCTACAAGGCCCCGAACCCTGAGACCCGCTATCTCCTCAGCTTCTAG